In one Cercospora beticola chromosome 1, complete sequence genomic region, the following are encoded:
- a CDS encoding uncharacterized protein (BUSCO:EOG09262SWJ): MSEVEKRRASAEFDISSKKKRNDDQEEDLAEEMSLVKENVDAQINHEAALKYWAEQPANDTGVLGGYPEVSRVDLQGSANFLAKLRRSSKQYPPSSGKLPRVVDTGAGIGRVTKGFLSNVAQTVDIVEPVEVLSRQIKDEPCVGTIYNVGLEDWTPEVKYDLIWNQWCVGQIRDAQLVAYLKRVTPFLNPGGWIIVKENLSNHHLGEDVFDETDSSVTRTDAHFRQIWEEAGLKLVSTELQKGFPKVLYPVRAYALQPK, from the coding sequence ATGTCTGAAGTGGAGAAACGTCGGGCATCCGCCGAGTTCGACATTTCAAGCAAAAAGAAGCGCAACGACGACCAAGAGGAGGACCTGGCAGAGGAGATGTCGTTGGTGAAGGAAAATGTCGACGCACAAATCAACCACGAGGCCGCTCTGAAATACTGGGCAGAACAGCCCGCCAACGACACTGGAGTCCTCGGTGGCTATCCCGAAGTCAGTCGCGTAGACTTGCAAGGCAGCGCGAACTTCCTTGCCAAACTCCGCCGCTCATCGAAGCAATACCCTCCGTCAAGCGGAAAGCTACCTCGCGTCGTCGATACGGGAGCAGGAATTGGGCGGGTCACGAAGGGGTTCTTGAGCAATGTGGCACAAACCGTTGATATCGTTGAGCCGGTGGAGGTACTGTCTCGGCAGATCAAAGATGAACCTTGCGTGGGCACAATATACAATGTCGGACTCGAGGATTGGACACCGGAGGTCAAATACGATCTGATATGGAATCAGTGGTGCGTGGGACAAATTCGCGATGCACAGCTTGTTGCATATCTCAAGCGAGTCACACCATTCTTGAATCCTGGAGGCTGGATCATCGTCAAAGAGAACCTCAGCAACCATCATCTTGGGGAGGATGTGTTTGATGAGACCGACAGCTCCGTTACCAGGACCGATGCACACTTCAGGCAGATTTgggaagaagctggcttgaAGCTTGTGAGTACGGAGCTCCAGAAAGGCTTCCCAAAGGTGTTGTATCCAGTGCGAGCCTATGCATTACAACCGAAGTAG